One genomic segment of Fischerella sp. PCC 9605 includes these proteins:
- a CDS encoding tyrosine-type recombinase/integrase, with product MKVQKGILPDNDRPVWVVLDDNYLPIEPIQKYLHYLDSVGRSPNTIQTYAHNLKLFWEFLQDSKLDWLEINLEQLSNFIHWLRSPNPGVLSIESQVSKRSEKTINHCLTTVCGFYEFHERIGTTEGVDAYRYQLQPGRKYKPFLHHISKGKEVKTRLLKIKEPKTFPGCLTPEQVNTLVEACNTLRDKFLIRLLYETGLRIGEALGLRHEDMVTGKTNEIHVVPRLDNVNYVRAKSGVERTVHVSKELMQWYSAYLIDDYPEDVDCDFVFVVIKAPGKGEIGKPLTYKTVDSLFRRLSRKTGIKVNPHLLRHTHATELIRAGWDMAHVQKRLGHADIQTTINNYVHLTNDDLGKEYRRYLQSQNKEQE from the coding sequence ATGAAAGTCCAAAAAGGTATCCTCCCAGACAATGACCGTCCAGTTTGGGTGGTGCTGGATGACAATTATTTACCTATTGAGCCAATCCAGAAATACCTGCATTACTTGGACAGCGTAGGGCGTTCTCCAAATACGATTCAGACTTACGCACACAACCTCAAACTATTCTGGGAGTTTCTACAGGATTCAAAGTTAGACTGGCTTGAAATTAATTTAGAGCAGTTATCAAACTTTATTCACTGGTTGAGAAGCCCTAATCCTGGTGTTTTATCTATTGAGTCACAGGTTTCTAAACGCTCCGAGAAGACCATTAATCACTGTCTGACAACTGTTTGTGGGTTCTATGAGTTTCATGAACGTATAGGAACAACTGAAGGGGTAGATGCCTATCGTTATCAATTACAGCCAGGGCGCAAATATAAACCTTTCTTACATCACATTAGCAAAGGTAAAGAAGTTAAAACTCGACTATTAAAGATAAAAGAACCAAAGACCTTTCCTGGCTGTTTAACACCTGAACAAGTTAACACTTTAGTTGAAGCTTGTAATACATTACGTGACAAGTTCTTAATTAGGTTGCTATATGAAACAGGGCTACGAATAGGTGAGGCATTAGGGCTAAGACATGAAGATATGGTAACTGGTAAAACCAATGAAATTCATGTCGTACCGAGATTAGATAACGTTAACTATGTGAGAGCTAAGTCTGGAGTAGAGCGAACAGTTCATGTTAGCAAGGAACTGATGCAATGGTACTCAGCTTATTTAATTGATGACTATCCAGAAGATGTTGATTGTGACTTTGTTTTTGTAGTTATAAAAGCCCCAGGGAAGGGAGAAATCGGCAAGCCTTTGACATACAAAACTGTTGATAGTTTGTTTAGAAGACTATCTCGCAAAACCGGAATTAAAGTAAACCCTCATTTATTAAGGCATACTCATGCAACAGAATTAATTAGAGCAGGATGGGATATGGCACACGTTCAAAAACGTTTGGGTCATGCTGATATTCAAACGACAATTAATAATTATGTTCACTTAACAAATGATGACTTAGGAAAAGAGTATCGACGATATCTGCAAAGTCAAAACAAGGAACAAGAGTAA
- a CDS encoding VOC family protein codes for MKVGSAYTRLLVNDWKACFLFYKDVMEFDVAVEDEADGYAEFKAGDMRLSIFRRQEMAQLIHNADKPPQAECQDTVALIFTVHDVEEEYQRLRHKGVTFTAAPMNNPYFGIKTAYLRDPSGTLIGLYQFLT; via the coding sequence ATGAAAGTAGGTTCAGCATACACAAGATTGCTGGTAAATGACTGGAAGGCTTGCTTTTTGTTTTACAAAGATGTCATGGAGTTTGACGTTGCTGTAGAAGATGAAGCAGACGGATACGCTGAGTTTAAAGCCGGAGATATGAGGCTAAGTATATTCCGGCGGCAGGAAATGGCACAGTTGATTCATAACGCTGACAAACCACCCCAGGCTGAATGTCAAGACACTGTAGCATTGATTTTTACAGTTCATGATGTGGAAGAGGAATACCAGCGATTAAGACACAAAGGTGTGACATTTACCGCAGCACCCATGAATAATCCCTACTTCGGAATTAAAACGGCTTATCTTCGAGATCCAAGCGGAACTCTGATCGGTTTGTATCAGTTTTTAACGTGA
- a CDS encoding response regulator, with amino-acid sequence MAKPAILTVDDDPEVLQAVARDLRQEYGENYRILRADSGTSALEALEQLKLRNQSVALFLVDQRMPQMSGVEFLEQAIAIFPDAKRALLTAYADTDAAIRAINTTKIDYYLMKPWNPPEERLYPVLNDLLDDWQAIFHPPFEGIRVIGNRWSPHSHQVKDFLARNQVPYEWMDIELSKEAEQLAKYAECDKLRLPLVIFPDGSKLMQPTNLEIAEKIGLRTQAQQPFYDLAIVGGGPAGLAAAVYGASEGLRTVMIEREAPGGQAGTSSRIENYLGFPVGLSGGDLARRAVTQARRFGVEILTPQEAKGIRIADPYRFLQLSDGSEISCHAMILALGVAWRRLDVPGIDRLTGAGIYYGAAQSEAMSCKDEEVYIVGGANSAGQAAMYFSRYARHVTMLVRGKSLGISMSQYLIDQIADTPNITVKTQTSVIEAKGETCLEAITIQNNLTGETQTLPATSLFIFIGAAPRTEWLDGLVERDERGFILTGPDLLRDKQRIQGWTLERDPYLLETNIPGIFAVGDVRHGSVKRVASGVGEGSICVQFVHQYLAKVL; translated from the coding sequence ATGGCTAAACCTGCGATCTTGACGGTTGACGATGACCCGGAAGTTTTGCAAGCGGTGGCGCGGGATCTGCGGCAGGAATATGGAGAGAACTACCGCATATTGCGTGCTGACTCTGGTACTAGCGCCTTGGAAGCACTGGAACAACTCAAACTCCGCAACCAGTCAGTGGCACTGTTTTTGGTAGATCAACGAATGCCGCAAATGTCTGGTGTCGAGTTCTTAGAACAGGCGATCGCCATCTTTCCAGACGCAAAACGCGCTTTACTCACTGCCTATGCAGACACTGATGCAGCCATCCGCGCCATCAACACCACAAAAATCGATTACTATTTGATGAAGCCGTGGAACCCGCCCGAAGAACGTTTATATCCAGTATTGAACGATTTGCTTGATGACTGGCAAGCAATATTTCACCCACCCTTTGAAGGTATCCGCGTCATAGGTAATCGTTGGTCGCCTCATTCCCATCAAGTGAAAGATTTCCTAGCACGAAATCAAGTGCCCTATGAGTGGATGGATATTGAATTATCAAAGGAAGCCGAACAGCTAGCGAAATACGCTGAGTGTGATAAATTACGCTTGCCTTTAGTGATTTTCCCTGATGGTTCCAAACTGATGCAGCCCACAAATTTAGAAATTGCTGAGAAAATTGGGTTGCGAACCCAGGCACAACAACCGTTTTATGATTTGGCGATCGTTGGTGGCGGCCCTGCTGGTCTAGCAGCTGCGGTTTATGGTGCGTCCGAAGGGTTACGCACGGTGATGATTGAACGCGAAGCCCCAGGTGGACAAGCGGGAACAAGTTCGCGTATTGAAAACTATTTAGGTTTTCCTGTCGGCTTAAGCGGAGGTGACTTGGCGCGTCGTGCTGTTACCCAAGCCAGGCGCTTTGGTGTAGAAATTCTTACACCCCAAGAAGCCAAGGGCATTCGCATAGCAGACCCGTATCGTTTTTTGCAGTTATCAGACGGTAGTGAAATTAGTTGCCATGCGATGATTTTAGCGCTAGGTGTGGCATGGCGACGGTTAGATGTGCCGGGAATTGACCGCTTGACTGGTGCGGGCATTTACTATGGTGCAGCGCAGTCGGAAGCAATGAGTTGCAAAGATGAAGAGGTTTACATCGTAGGTGGGGCAAATTCAGCCGGACAAGCAGCGATGTATTTTTCTAGGTATGCCCGCCATGTCACAATGTTGGTGCGCGGTAAATCTTTGGGTATAAGTATGTCGCAGTACCTAATTGACCAAATCGCCGATACACCCAATATCACTGTCAAAACACAAACAAGCGTGATTGAAGCAAAAGGTGAGACATGTTTAGAAGCAATTACTATTCAGAATAATCTCACTGGTGAAACACAAACACTTCCCGCCACTTCACTATTTATCTTTATTGGCGCTGCACCGCGTACCGAATGGTTAGATGGCCTGGTGGAACGAGACGAGCGCGGTTTTATTTTAACCGGGCCAGATTTGCTGCGCGACAAACAGCGCATTCAAGGATGGACTCTGGAACGCGATCCCTATTTGCTTGAAACAAATATCCCCGGTATATTTGCCGTTGGTGATGTGCGTCATGGTTCGGTGAAGCGCGTTGCTTCTGGAGTCGGTGAGGGTTCAATCTGCGTTCAGTTCGTGCATCAATATTTAGCCAAGGTGTTGTAA